In Bifidobacterium sp. ESL0745, one DNA window encodes the following:
- a CDS encoding acylphosphatase — MRDSASGGKTKNKTNGRVIRVRAVVTGMVQGVGYRYFAVNEARRCGVAGWVRNCHDGSVEVEAQGDQTLVAAFVERLGHGPQWGHVDHVETTEIPLCDNEGFEFRVRRDAF, encoded by the coding sequence ATGAGGGACAGCGCAAGTGGAGGCAAAACCAAGAATAAAACCAATGGCCGCGTGATTCGCGTGCGCGCGGTGGTCACCGGCATGGTGCAAGGCGTCGGCTACCGCTATTTTGCGGTCAACGAGGCGCGGCGCTGTGGCGTGGCCGGCTGGGTGCGCAACTGCCACGACGGCTCGGTTGAGGTTGAAGCGCAAGGTGACCAAACGTTGGTTGCCGCGTTCGTCGAGCGGCTCGGCCACGGCCCGCAATGGGGTCACGTCGACCACGTGGAAACCACGGAAATCCCGCTTTGCGATAACGAAGGTTTCGAATTCCGCGTCCGTCGCGATGCTTTCTGA
- a CDS encoding YggS family pyridoxal phosphate-dependent enzyme gives MTAYMDHKNLANEVIDEARIQEITDGVHRVLDDIAQAEAASGRESGSVKLLAATKTRDVGEIMAAIDAGVRMIGENRPQEISAKAEGLIRQCAGRGFSLGAAVNAQNAAGSAAAQAAPNGHIPFHLIGQLQSNKIGKVLPYVDTIESVGSLEEAQKIARRAVARHIVVGVLMEVNESGEVSKSGCEPDDAVDLAYQIAALEGLQLQGLMTIGAHVDDEKTIRAGFAHLRGTRDTILNSGEPGTAQCRELSMGMTHDMDYAVAEGSTIVRVGTAIFGERAFI, from the coding sequence ATGACTGCTTATATGGATCACAAGAATCTCGCCAACGAGGTCATCGACGAGGCGCGAATCCAGGAAATCACGGACGGCGTGCATCGCGTGCTTGACGACATCGCACAAGCCGAGGCCGCGTCCGGTCGCGAATCTGGGTCGGTGAAACTACTCGCGGCCACCAAAACGCGCGATGTCGGTGAGATCATGGCGGCCATCGACGCCGGCGTTCGCATGATCGGCGAGAACCGTCCGCAGGAAATCTCCGCCAAGGCCGAGGGCCTGATTCGTCAGTGTGCCGGGCGTGGTTTTTCGCTCGGTGCCGCTGTGAACGCTCAAAATGCCGCCGGTTCCGCTGCTGCTCAGGCCGCTCCGAACGGCCACATCCCGTTCCATCTGATCGGCCAGCTGCAATCCAACAAGATCGGCAAGGTGCTGCCTTACGTCGACACCATCGAATCGGTCGGTTCGCTTGAGGAAGCGCAGAAAATCGCGCGTCGCGCCGTCGCCCGCCATATCGTCGTCGGCGTGCTGATGGAGGTCAACGAATCCGGAGAGGTTTCGAAATCCGGCTGCGAGCCCGACGATGCGGTCGACCTCGCCTATCAGATCGCTGCTCTCGAAGGCTTGCAATTGCAAGGTTTGATGACCATCGGTGCCCACGTCGACGACGAAAAGACGATACGCGCCGGCTTTGCCCACCTGCGCGGCACCCGCGATACCATTCTCAACTCCGGCGAGCCCGGAACCGCGCAATGCCGCGAACTTTCGATGGGCATGACCCACGATATGGACTACGCCGTTGCGGAAGGTTCGACCATCGTGCGCGTCGGCACCGCGATTTTCGGCGAGCGTGCGTTCATCTGA
- the trpA gene encoding tryptophan synthase subunit alpha has protein sequence MTETTNIAGATGNQRPQQNMEASAVNAGDTSRRQSVGTRRSRILEAFTAPDGSRRKAFIPFVTVGDPSIALTEKLVPAMIDAGADLIELGVPFSDPTAEGPVIQEASNRALAAGTTTDDAFALVERLRNDHKIETPMVFMTYANVLYSYGLERFAHRAAEVGLDGVILPDVPHEEKPEFDEPLDAEGLDLVSLIAPTSHERIHSIASDAKGFIYCVSSLGVTGVRKEITSDVKGMVREVRAVTDVPAAIGFGISTPEQAATMAADSDGAIVGSAIVNMVGKYGEDAVPYVTDYVRSLAGAVHGLN, from the coding sequence ATGACTGAAACCACGAATATTGCTGGCGCGACTGGCAACCAGCGGCCGCAACAAAACATGGAAGCCAGCGCTGTCAATGCCGGTGATACGTCGCGTCGGCAGAGTGTCGGCACTCGCCGTTCCCGTATTTTGGAAGCGTTCACCGCTCCGGACGGCAGTCGTCGCAAGGCCTTCATCCCGTTTGTCACCGTCGGCGATCCCTCGATTGCTCTGACCGAAAAGCTGGTTCCGGCCATGATTGACGCCGGTGCCGACCTGATCGAGCTGGGTGTTCCCTTCTCCGACCCGACCGCTGAGGGGCCGGTCATCCAGGAAGCCAGCAACCGCGCGCTCGCCGCCGGCACCACCACCGATGATGCCTTCGCACTGGTCGAGCGTCTACGTAACGACCACAAAATCGAGACGCCGATGGTCTTCATGACCTACGCCAACGTGCTCTATTCCTACGGCCTCGAGCGTTTCGCGCATCGCGCCGCGGAAGTCGGGCTCGACGGCGTGATCCTGCCGGACGTGCCACACGAGGAAAAGCCGGAGTTCGACGAGCCGTTGGACGCCGAGGGACTTGATCTGGTCAGCCTCATCGCCCCGACCTCGCACGAGCGCATCCACAGCATCGCCTCGGACGCCAAAGGCTTCATTTATTGTGTGAGCTCTTTGGGTGTTACCGGCGTTCGCAAGGAAATCACCAGCGACGTCAAGGGAATGGTGCGCGAGGTGCGTGCCGTCACCGACGTGCCCGCCGCCATCGGTTTCGGCATCTCCACTCCCGAACAGGCCGCCACCATGGCCGCCGATTCGGACGGCGCCATCGTCGGTTCGGCTATCGTGAACATGGTCGGCAAATATGGCGAGGACGCGGTGCCCTACGTCACCGATTACGTCCGCTCGTTGGCCGGCGCGGTTCACGGCCTGAACTGA
- the trpB gene encoding tryptophan synthase subunit beta has product MTNSPNSKGRFGIHGGQYIPETLMGAVNELEEAYNHYKNDPDFLAELDDLEKKYAGRPSLLYYADNMTKDLGGAKVYLKREDLNHTGAHKINNVLGQALLAKRMGKTRLIAETGAGQHGVATATVAALFGMECVVYMGQVDMERQALNVYRMRLLGAEVRGVTSGTGTLKDAVSETFREWTRRISDTHYCLGSCMGPHPFPTMVRDFQSVISKEAREQILADEGKLPAAVIACVGGGSNAIGSFYNFINDKDVQLIGCEAAGRGIDTKETAATMNTGSLGIFHGMKSYFCQNEYGQIAPVYTISAGLDYPGVGPEHAALKDSGRAQYVAITDDEAVDAFEYLSRTEGIIPAIESAHAVAYAMKLAPTLSRDQSIIVTLSGRGDKDVAAIARYRGEDLHD; this is encoded by the coding sequence ATGACCAATTCGCCCAATTCAAAGGGGCGCTTCGGCATCCACGGGGGTCAGTACATCCCGGAGACGCTGATGGGCGCTGTCAACGAGCTGGAGGAGGCCTACAATCATTACAAAAATGATCCCGACTTCCTCGCCGAACTCGACGACCTCGAGAAGAAGTACGCCGGTCGTCCGTCGCTGTTGTATTACGCAGACAATATGACCAAGGACCTTGGCGGCGCGAAGGTGTACCTCAAGCGCGAGGACCTGAACCATACTGGTGCGCACAAGATCAACAACGTGCTCGGCCAGGCGCTGCTCGCCAAGCGCATGGGCAAGACCCGCCTCATCGCCGAAACTGGCGCGGGCCAGCACGGCGTGGCCACGGCCACCGTCGCGGCGCTTTTCGGCATGGAATGCGTGGTCTACATGGGCCAGGTCGATATGGAACGCCAGGCGCTGAACGTCTACCGCATGCGTCTCTTGGGCGCGGAAGTGCGCGGCGTCACCAGCGGCACTGGAACGCTTAAGGACGCGGTTTCCGAGACCTTCCGTGAATGGACGCGCCGCATTTCCGACACCCATTACTGCCTCGGTTCGTGCATGGGCCCGCACCCCTTCCCGACGATGGTGCGCGACTTCCAGTCCGTCATCTCCAAGGAAGCCCGCGAGCAGATTCTCGCCGACGAAGGCAAGCTTCCGGCCGCCGTGATCGCGTGCGTCGGCGGCGGTTCCAACGCCATCGGCAGCTTCTACAACTTCATCAACGACAAGGACGTGCAACTCATCGGCTGCGAGGCGGCCGGCCGCGGCATCGATACCAAGGAGACGGCGGCGACCATGAACACCGGCTCGCTCGGCATCTTCCATGGCATGAAGAGCTACTTCTGCCAGAACGAATACGGCCAGATCGCGCCGGTCTACACCATTTCCGCCGGTCTTGACTACCCGGGCGTCGGCCCGGAGCACGCGGCGCTGAAGGATTCCGGACGCGCCCAATACGTCGCCATCACCGACGACGAGGCGGTCGACGCCTTCGAATACCTGAGCCGCACCGAGGGCATCATTCCGGCCATCGAAAGCGCGCACGCCGTGGCCTACGCCATGAAACTCGCGCCGACGCTTTCACGCGACCAAAGTATCATCGTCACCCTTTCCGGGCGCGGCGACAAGGACGTGGCGGCCATCGCCCGCTACCGTGGGGAGGATCTTCATGACTGA
- a CDS encoding phosphoribosylanthranilate isomerase, which yields MSNSVSSARAASSESSDNRVPFEDDAIVSDAISDNAFSANDTANADATNVYKVKLCGLKREQDMDAALAAGTDAVGFIIDFPKSHRSITPERVAELVRYMKAQARETGVNPPTAVGVFVDEPAERVAAIANDADLDVVQLHGHEDEDYLAELRELSTLPIMQAFKVREALDVACAVESSADMVLLDAGAGDGKTFDWSLVRDVNRPFMLAGGLTSDNVAEAIRATHPFGVDMSSGVETDRLKDPAKMFAAVKAVRDVSNIL from the coding sequence ATGAGTAATTCGGTATCCTCGGCCCGAGCCGCGTCTTCGGAATCGTCCGATAATCGTGTGCCATTTGAAGATGACGCCATTGTTTCCGATGCCATTTCGGACAATGCGTTTTCGGCCAATGACACTGCAAATGCGGATGCCACAAACGTTTATAAAGTCAAGCTTTGCGGGCTGAAACGTGAGCAGGATATGGACGCTGCCTTGGCGGCCGGTACCGATGCCGTCGGATTCATCATAGATTTTCCGAAATCTCACCGCTCGATAACGCCAGAGCGTGTGGCCGAACTGGTTCGATATATGAAGGCCCAGGCCCGTGAAACCGGTGTGAACCCGCCGACTGCGGTAGGCGTGTTTGTTGACGAGCCAGCCGAGCGTGTGGCCGCGATTGCAAACGACGCCGATCTCGACGTGGTTCAGCTTCATGGGCACGAGGACGAGGATTATCTCGCCGAATTGCGCGAGCTTTCGACACTGCCGATCATGCAGGCGTTCAAGGTGCGCGAGGCATTGGATGTGGCTTGTGCCGTCGAATCGTCGGCCGATATGGTGCTGCTTGACGCCGGTGCGGGCGACGGAAAAACTTTTGACTGGTCACTCGTTCGTGATGTCAATCGTCCATTCATGCTGGCCGGCGGTCTCACCTCGGACAATGTGGCCGAAGCCATCCGCGCAACGCACCCGTTCGGCGTCGATATGAGTTCGGGTGTCGAAACCGACCGGCTCAAGGACCCGGCCAAGATGTTTGCTGCCGTCAAAGCCGTTCGAGACGTTTCAAACATTTTGTGA
- the trpC gene encoding indole-3-glycerol phosphate synthase TrpC: MADSENILQRIAAKTCERVSEEKAQTTQSKVEALAREEASRKVAAGENGDAAFPFERALKAPGMSFICELKKASPSKGIIAQDYPYLDIARDYEKAGAAAISCLTEPTWFKGSDEHLRQVAAAVDIPVLRKDFIVDEYMIYQARACGASAVLLICSILDDQQLADYTALAHELGMSALVEAYQPDEVPRAIAAGARVVGVNNRDLRTFDVDFDHSIKLRPTVGPDRVFVSESGVATRADVAELEAAGVDAVLIGETLMRSLDKTAALAELRGDPASSAAAAEK, from the coding sequence ATGGCTGATTCCGAAAATATCCTGCAGCGCATCGCCGCCAAGACCTGCGAGCGTGTGTCCGAAGAAAAGGCGCAAACCACGCAGAGCAAGGTCGAGGCTTTGGCTCGCGAAGAGGCCTCGCGAAAGGTCGCGGCAGGGGAGAACGGCGATGCGGCATTCCCGTTCGAGCGCGCGCTGAAGGCTCCTGGCATGAGCTTCATTTGTGAGCTCAAGAAGGCCTCTCCCAGCAAAGGCATCATCGCGCAGGACTATCCCTACCTCGACATCGCCCGTGACTACGAAAAGGCCGGAGCGGCGGCCATCAGCTGCCTGACCGAGCCGACGTGGTTCAAGGGCTCCGACGAGCACTTGCGCCAGGTCGCGGCGGCGGTCGACATCCCGGTGCTGCGCAAGGATTTCATCGTCGACGAATACATGATCTATCAGGCCCGTGCCTGTGGTGCCTCGGCCGTGCTGCTGATTTGCTCGATTCTGGATGATCAGCAGCTCGCGGACTACACCGCGCTCGCGCACGAGCTTGGCATGAGTGCTTTGGTGGAGGCCTACCAGCCCGACGAGGTGCCGCGTGCGATCGCCGCCGGCGCCCGCGTGGTCGGCGTCAACAACCGCGACCTGCGCACTTTCGACGTCGACTTCGACCACAGCATCAAGCTGCGCCCCACCGTCGGCCCGGATCGTGTTTTCGTTTCGGAGTCCGGCGTGGCCACTCGTGCCGACGTCGCCGAACTCGAGGCTGCCGGCGTCGACGCGGTGCTCATCGGCGAAACGCTGATGCGTTCTCTCGACAAGACCGCAGCGCTCGCCGAGCTTCGCGGAGATCCGGCCAGCAGCGCTGCCGCGGCTGAAAAGTAG
- the trpD gene encoding anthranilate phosphoribosyltransferase → MISEAIVKIVNKHDLTYDEAYQAMKEIMGGKSTPTQNAAFLAALSTKSTKAETIDEIAGCAAAMRELATPVPHPGIETIDIVGTGGDGANTFNISTTAALISAAAGAKVTKHGNRAASSQCGTADCLEALGANISLSPEEAVDLLDKDNFTFLFAQRYHTAMRYVGPIRKELGFRTVFNILGPLTNPARPEYFLLGVYDEYLVEPIAHVLESLGVKRALVVYGRDKMDEVSLSAETAACELRDGEYHPMTLTPEEFGLTRCQKSDLLGATPPQNAEITRAILSGKEKGPKLEAALFNAACALYVCGVASSIGQGVEIARKQIDSGAAMKTLDTFVAGSQAFAKADADK, encoded by the coding sequence ATGATCAGTGAAGCAATCGTCAAAATCGTCAACAAGCACGACCTCACCTACGACGAGGCCTATCAGGCGATGAAGGAAATCATGGGCGGCAAATCGACGCCGACCCAGAACGCGGCCTTCCTCGCGGCGCTTTCCACCAAGTCGACCAAGGCCGAGACCATCGATGAGATCGCAGGCTGTGCGGCGGCCATGCGTGAACTGGCCACCCCTGTACCACACCCCGGCATCGAGACGATCGATATCGTCGGCACCGGCGGTGACGGCGCCAACACCTTCAACATCTCCACCACCGCGGCACTGATTTCGGCGGCCGCCGGCGCCAAGGTGACCAAGCATGGCAACCGCGCAGCCAGCTCGCAGTGTGGCACCGCCGACTGCCTCGAAGCCCTCGGCGCAAACATCTCGCTGTCGCCGGAAGAAGCGGTCGACCTGCTCGATAAGGACAACTTCACCTTCCTCTTCGCCCAGCGTTACCACACCGCGATGCGCTACGTCGGCCCGATCCGCAAGGAACTCGGTTTCCGCACCGTCTTCAACATTCTCGGGCCGCTCACCAACCCCGCGCGTCCCGAGTACTTCCTGCTCGGCGTCTATGACGAGTACCTCGTGGAACCCATCGCTCACGTGCTCGAGAGCCTCGGCGTCAAGCGCGCGCTGGTGGTCTACGGCCGCGACAAGATGGACGAGGTCTCGCTTTCCGCCGAAACCGCGGCCTGTGAGCTGCGCGACGGCGAATACCATCCGATGACGTTGACGCCGGAAGAGTTCGGCCTGACCCGTTGCCAGAAGAGCGACCTGCTCGGCGCCACCCCGCCACAGAACGCTGAGATTACCCGCGCCATCCTGAGTGGCAAGGAGAAAGGTCCGAAGCTCGAAGCCGCGCTGTTCAACGCCGCTTGCGCGCTGTATGTTTGCGGCGTCGCCTCGTCCATCGGGCAAGGCGTGGAAATCGCCCGCAAGCAGATCGACTCCGGTGCCGCGATGAAGACGCTCGACACCTTCGTCGCCGGTTCGCAGGCGTTCGCCAAGGCTGACGCTGATAAATAA
- a CDS encoding aminodeoxychorismate/anthranilate synthase component II gives MITIVDNYDSFSYNLYQLIGSIEPDVNVVRNDDLDVAGLAALGSDGIVLSPGPGKPVDAGICEDVVHKLSGTVPILGVCLGHQAICEALGGKVVPAAELMHGKASPVELDNDCPLFAGMPSRIQAARYHSLEADKATLPDTLRVVARTDGTDEIMAVAHAADPTFGVQFHPESILTPLGGQILKNFIGVVERFGN, from the coding sequence ATGATCACCATCGTCGACAACTACGACAGCTTCTCCTACAATCTTTACCAGCTCATCGGTTCCATCGAGCCGGACGTCAACGTGGTGCGTAACGACGACCTCGACGTCGCCGGTCTCGCCGCGCTGGGTTCCGACGGCATCGTCCTTTCGCCGGGTCCGGGCAAGCCTGTGGACGCCGGAATCTGCGAGGATGTGGTGCATAAGCTTTCCGGGACGGTGCCGATTCTGGGCGTCTGCCTCGGCCATCAGGCCATCTGCGAGGCGCTGGGCGGCAAGGTCGTTCCCGCCGCCGAACTCATGCACGGCAAGGCCTCGCCGGTCGAACTTGACAACGACTGCCCGCTTTTCGCCGGCATGCCCTCGCGGATTCAGGCTGCGCGGTACCACTCGCTTGAGGCCGACAAGGCGACGTTGCCGGATACGTTGCGCGTCGTCGCCCGAACCGATGGAACCGACGAAATTATGGCCGTGGCTCACGCCGCCGACCCGACGTTCGGCGTCCAATTCCATCCAGAAAGCATCTTGACCCCGCTCGGCGGGCAGATTCTCAAGAATTTCATCGGTGTTGTCGAAAGGTTCGGCAATTGA
- a CDS encoding anthranilate synthase component I family protein, with translation MMTMSADATVGSNGNAAVRGAADEKRYAGIRPTLDEVRELAKTGQYRRIPVMRELLADRLTAIEAMRRVRAASNHCFLLESAEADQRMGRYSFLGFAPTLELTCKAGDLRIKRVAPAGSDADDVVVEHKRVDHPSDAIRKVLAQYSSPRFEGFPPFAGGLVGYFSFGYFAYAEPTLRQATRDPKALPDVDLMLFDQLISFDSYRQRLQLIAGVDTNDVDASYERAVTQIEQMQQILENGKRYDFKPLELDGPLQLTLNREQYGKMIEKAKEHIYAGDIFQVVLSNPSVASASGSLFDAYRLMRAENPSPYMVFMSSDDIEIAAASPETLVRLEDGKLLTYPLAGTRPRGATPEEDKLIEQDLLSDEKELAEHNMLVDLGRNDIGRVSKLGSVEVERLHDILRFSHVMHIGSTVAGQLADGKDALDVIDAVLPAGTLSGAPKIRACQIIAELEDSPRDIYGGAIGYLDFSGNLDTCIGIRLAFKHNGKVCVQSGAGIVADSNPDKEFEECRNKALAVVDAINQANGGIA, from the coding sequence ATGATGACCATGAGTGCGGATGCTACGGTGGGCTCGAACGGCAATGCTGCCGTGCGAGGCGCTGCGGACGAAAAGCGGTACGCGGGCATTCGGCCGACGCTTGACGAAGTGCGCGAATTGGCGAAAACCGGTCAATACCGTCGTATCCCGGTGATGCGCGAACTGCTTGCCGATCGCCTGACCGCCATCGAGGCCATGCGCCGGGTGCGTGCCGCTTCCAATCATTGCTTCCTGCTGGAAAGCGCCGAGGCCGACCAGCGCATGGGTCGCTACAGCTTCCTCGGATTCGCGCCGACGCTGGAACTGACCTGCAAGGCCGGCGATTTGAGAATCAAGCGCGTCGCCCCCGCCGGCTCGGACGCCGATGACGTTGTGGTCGAGCACAAGCGCGTCGATCATCCCAGCGACGCGATCCGCAAGGTACTCGCCCAATATTCCAGCCCTCGGTTTGAAGGGTTCCCGCCGTTCGCCGGCGGTTTGGTCGGCTACTTCTCCTTCGGTTATTTCGCCTACGCCGAGCCGACATTGCGGCAGGCGACCCGCGACCCCAAGGCGTTGCCCGACGTCGACCTGATGCTGTTCGACCAGCTCATTTCCTTCGATTCCTACCGCCAGCGCCTGCAGCTCATCGCCGGCGTCGACACCAACGATGTGGACGCCTCCTACGAGCGCGCGGTTACGCAAATCGAGCAAATGCAACAGATTCTCGAGAACGGCAAGCGTTACGATTTCAAGCCGCTGGAACTTGACGGACCACTGCAGCTGACGCTCAATCGTGAACAATACGGCAAGATGATTGAGAAGGCCAAGGAACATATCTATGCCGGCGACATCTTCCAGGTCGTGCTCTCCAACCCCAGCGTGGCTTCGGCTTCCGGCAGCCTTTTCGACGCCTACAGGCTTATGCGTGCCGAAAACCCGAGCCCCTACATGGTCTTCATGTCCAGCGACGACATCGAAATCGCCGCCGCCTCGCCCGAGACGTTGGTGCGCCTCGAAGATGGCAAGCTGCTGACCTACCCGCTCGCTGGAACCCGTCCGCGCGGCGCGACGCCGGAAGAGGACAAGCTGATCGAGCAGGACCTGCTGAGCGACGAAAAGGAACTGGCCGAGCACAACATGCTGGTCGATCTCGGGCGCAACGACATCGGCCGCGTCTCCAAACTCGGCAGCGTTGAAGTCGAGCGGCTGCACGATATCCTGCGGTTCTCACATGTCATGCATATCGGTTCCACGGTCGCCGGTCAACTTGCCGACGGCAAGGACGCGCTGGATGTCATCGATGCGGTGCTTCCGGCCGGAACGCTTTCCGGAGCGCCGAAAATCCGCGCCTGCCAGATCATCGCGGAACTCGAGGATTCCCCGCGCGACATCTACGGTGGGGCCATCGGCTACCTCGACTTTTCCGGCAACCTCGACACCTGCATCGGCATCCGTCTGGCCTTCAAGCACAACGGCAAGGTCTGCGTGCAATCCGGCGCGGGCATCGTCGCCGATTCCAACCCCGACAAGGAATTCGAGGAATGCCGCAATAAGGCGCTCGCCGTCGTGGACGCCATCAATCAAGCGAACGGAGGCATCGCATGA
- a CDS encoding glutamate--tRNA ligase family protein: MSGRIGRFAPTPSGRMHIGNVYAMLAAWLSAYAGGGSGKVLLRIEDVDGPRALKDADKWIMDDLHWLGLDWDGGPVYQSQRTDIYEEALHSLESIDLDTVICADMHDSGVDGSESFDGSSTSSDGYDSLSGKTVQGGIKRRRAGGSALSSNGSLPFADFPLVYPCFCSRADLRVASAPQEGDRFLIYPGTCRKLLAEHPDEVRSRLEAGARHSLRIAVPPEGAPESIVTFDDRIFGRQRFDLPREVGDTVIRRSDGIFSYQLAVVVDDLLMGVNDIVRGRDLLRSTALQIWIRRALIASGFAAKYGVGTSNDLIGTDNRYEGNRNTLRTNDCQPIDNRNCPKSDNVRRIDNRNLSRLNNSPTCQVNETAEYPAYMHLPLIDDPTGTRLAKRKHSLDIGTLRADGVKPEQIIGYCAWLLGVRQSHNVHMPDASKPIAMSAQEALQCFTFDAIRADKSDRILHPDWTSEFDRRKNERVA; the protein is encoded by the coding sequence ATGAGCGGGCGGATTGGTCGCTTCGCACCCACACCTTCTGGTCGCATGCACATCGGCAATGTCTACGCGATGCTGGCTGCGTGGCTTTCCGCATATGCTGGTGGCGGATCAGGCAAAGTACTCCTGCGCATCGAGGACGTCGATGGACCTCGCGCTCTGAAGGACGCCGACAAATGGATCATGGACGATCTGCACTGGCTCGGTCTGGATTGGGACGGCGGGCCGGTTTATCAGTCGCAGCGCACGGATATCTACGAGGAGGCCTTGCATTCGCTGGAATCCATAGATTTGGATACCGTTATCTGCGCAGATATGCACGATTCGGGAGTCGATGGTTCTGAAAGTTTTGACGGTTCCTCAACTTCGTCGGATGGCTATGATTCGTTGTCTGGCAAAACGGTTCAAGGTGGCATTAAGCGTCGGCGTGCCGGGGGAAGTGCATTATCGTCAAACGGCTCGTTGCCATTCGCTGATTTCCCGCTGGTCTATCCCTGTTTTTGCTCGCGTGCCGACTTGCGTGTTGCTTCGGCACCGCAGGAGGGCGATCGGTTCCTGATCTATCCGGGAACATGCCGGAAACTGTTGGCCGAACACCCCGATGAGGTGCGCTCGCGTTTGGAAGCAGGAGCCCGGCATTCGTTACGTATAGCAGTGCCGCCGGAAGGTGCGCCCGAAAGTATCGTCACATTTGATGACCGGATATTCGGCAGACAACGTTTCGATTTGCCGCGAGAAGTCGGCGATACCGTGATTCGCCGCTCCGACGGCATCTTCTCCTACCAGCTTGCGGTGGTGGTCGATGACCTGCTGATGGGCGTCAACGACATCGTTCGCGGCCGTGATCTCCTGCGTTCCACGGCGCTGCAGATTTGGATTAGGCGTGCCTTGATCGCTTCTGGTTTTGCCGCGAAATACGGGGTCGGCACCAGTAATGATCTCATCGGGACGGATAATCGATATGAAGGTAATCGTAACACTTTAAGAACGAATGATTGCCAGCCGATAGATAACCGTAATTGTCCAAAATCGGATAATGTTCGACGCATAGATAATCGTAATCTATCGAGATTGAATAATTCCCCGACTTGTCAGGTCAATGAAACTGCGGAATATCCCGCTTACATGCACCTGCCGTTGATCGACGACCCGACCGGGACGCGTTTGGCCAAGCGCAAACATTCGCTTGATATCGGCACCTTGCGTGCGGACGGGGTCAAGCCGGAGCAGATCATCGGCTATTGTGCGTGGCTGCTTGGCGTTCGTCAATCGCACAATGTCCACATGCCGGACGCTTCCAAGCCGATTGCGATGAGTGCGCAGGAAGCCTTGCAATGCTTTACTTTTGACGCGATTCGTGCCGACAAATCCGACCGTATTCTTCACCCCGATTGGACCAGTGAATTTGACAGGCGCAAAAACGAACGTGTAGCGTAA